In Amycolatopsis jiangsuensis, the following proteins share a genomic window:
- a CDS encoding helix-turn-helix transcriptional regulator, translating into MLAARHPDPLSQVLTLAGARCRLTGKLSASGQWALRFPARGRLKIIAVRRGSCTFASGGQSGELRSGEAIAVSGDCPLVVRTHADVPPIDAETMTVPDHRIGTADEFFGVGGEVTVEPGGEALLVQALPPLLHISAAHPQASALGWLLRELDTEMSCDRPGYSFTRDQLAQLLLVQVLRAYLAQPNALPAGTLRVLADVRVAPAAQALHENPAHAWRLDELARLAAMSRTGFAARFRAIAGVPPFAYLTEWRMRIAAYELTHHDATVGELSAQVGYTSESAFITAFKRAFGATPLQHRHHHHLHRAEPSA; encoded by the coding sequence ATGCTCGCCGCCCGGCATCCCGACCCGCTGTCCCAGGTGCTCACCCTCGCCGGTGCGCGCTGCCGCCTGACCGGAAAGCTGTCCGCGAGCGGCCAGTGGGCGCTGCGCTTCCCCGCCCGCGGGCGGCTCAAGATCATCGCCGTGCGGCGCGGGAGCTGCACCTTCGCCTCCGGCGGGCAGTCAGGTGAACTGCGCTCCGGCGAGGCGATCGCGGTGAGCGGGGACTGCCCCTTGGTCGTGCGCACCCATGCCGACGTGCCGCCGATCGATGCCGAAACCATGACCGTGCCCGACCATCGCATCGGCACGGCGGACGAATTCTTCGGCGTAGGCGGCGAAGTGACGGTCGAACCGGGCGGCGAGGCACTGCTGGTGCAGGCTTTGCCGCCGCTGCTGCACATCTCGGCCGCACACCCGCAGGCCTCGGCCCTCGGCTGGCTGCTGCGGGAACTGGACACCGAAATGAGCTGCGACCGGCCCGGGTACAGCTTCACCCGTGATCAGCTCGCGCAACTGCTCCTCGTCCAGGTCCTGCGCGCGTACCTGGCTCAGCCGAACGCCCTGCCCGCAGGCACGCTACGCGTCCTGGCCGACGTGCGGGTGGCACCGGCCGCACAAGCCCTGCACGAGAACCCCGCTCATGCGTGGCGGCTCGATGAACTCGCCCGCCTCGCCGCGATGTCCCGCACTGGTTTCGCCGCGCGGTTCCGTGCTATCGCCGGGGTCCCGCCATTCGCCTACCTGACCGAATGGCGCATGCGGATCGCCGCATACGAACTCACCCATCACGACGCGACCGTAGGCGAATTGTCAGCGCAGGTCGGCTACACCTCGGAAAGCGCCTTCATCACAGCCTTCAAACGCGCCTTCGGCGCGACACCCCTTCAGCACCGGCACCACCACCATCTGCACCGCGCCGAGCCCTCGGCTTGA
- a CDS encoding aldo/keto reductase, which yields MNLASYRTLGRTGLRISPLVLGTLTFDEPEWGCDQDTALRLLQHYVEAGGNTLDTANGYAGGRAEQTIAKFLRTTPSVRDGLVLATKFAGNLHPGDPNGGGSGRKAIVRQLDESLTRLGTDYVDLYWQHYFDRHTPIEETIGTLQDLITAGKIRYYGLSDTPAWAVARAASLAEAHREAPVAAIQVEYSLLERTVEGELFGAARALGIGVTPWGPLAGGVLSGRYTRTGAAESGRLGWASTRARLTENTDALLDALHEIATAQRVPVSAVALAWVGHRPEVTATIIGCRTLEQLESNLASLAVTLSADQLATLDSLTAPALPFPFAFLDHTGADLAQGGTTINGIPSRNWHPSH from the coding sequence ATGAACCTCGCTTCGTACCGGACGCTCGGCCGGACCGGCCTGCGGATCAGCCCGCTGGTCCTCGGCACACTGACCTTCGACGAGCCCGAATGGGGCTGCGATCAGGACACCGCGCTGCGCCTGCTGCAGCACTACGTCGAGGCCGGGGGAAATACGCTCGACACGGCCAACGGCTACGCCGGCGGCCGGGCGGAACAGACCATCGCGAAGTTCCTCCGGACCACCCCGTCGGTGCGGGACGGGCTGGTGCTCGCCACGAAGTTCGCCGGAAACCTGCACCCCGGCGATCCGAACGGCGGCGGCAGCGGCCGCAAGGCAATCGTGCGGCAGCTCGACGAGTCGCTCACCCGGCTCGGCACCGATTACGTGGACCTGTACTGGCAGCACTACTTCGACCGGCACACTCCGATCGAGGAGACGATCGGCACTCTGCAGGACCTGATCACCGCGGGCAAAATCCGCTACTACGGTCTGTCCGACACCCCCGCGTGGGCAGTCGCCCGCGCGGCGAGCCTCGCCGAAGCCCACCGCGAGGCCCCGGTCGCGGCGATCCAGGTGGAGTACTCGTTGCTGGAGCGGACCGTCGAAGGCGAGCTGTTCGGCGCGGCCCGGGCCCTCGGCATCGGTGTGACGCCCTGGGGTCCGCTGGCGGGCGGGGTGCTGTCGGGAAGGTACACCCGGACCGGCGCCGCCGAGTCAGGTCGCCTGGGCTGGGCGAGTACCCGCGCACGACTGACCGAGAACACTGACGCCCTGCTCGACGCACTGCACGAAATCGCCACCGCACAGCGGGTTCCGGTGTCCGCCGTGGCGCTCGCCTGGGTCGGTCACCGCCCCGAAGTGACCGCGACGATCATCGGCTGCCGCACGCTCGAGCAGTTGGAGAGCAACCTGGCGTCTCTCGCCGTGACACTTTCCGCCGACCAACTCGCCACGCTCGACAGCTTGACTGCCCCCGCTTTGCCGTTCCCCTTCGCCTTCCTCGACCACACTGGGGCCGACCTCGCCCAGGGCGGCACGACAATCAACGGGATCCCATCCCGAAACTGGCACCCGTCCCACTGA
- a CDS encoding FAD-binding oxidoreductase translates to MLIDDLRAVLPEDRIVLDPDVLTGYAHDEAEWAPHGEPAVVVRPRTAQDVQAVVRECVKHRVPLVPRGAGTGLSGGANAVAGCVVLVTDRMTAVREINPVERLAVVEPGVVNDDLRAACAEQGLWYPPDPASSPWSTIGGNVATNAGGVCCVKYGVTRDYVLGLQVVTGTGELVRLGRRTAKGVAGYDLAGLMVGSEGTLGVITEITVRLRAQRAPESTVAGYFDSTVAAGEAAAAIRAAGIVPSALELVDRHCLAAVDAWKNMGLSSDADVVLLGRSDAPGAAGEHEAAAMLECFEQAGASWAAQSSDQTEADALFAARRLAYPALERLGPVLTEDVCVPTHLVPEMLARIDLAAKRHDTQIANIAHIGDGNLHPLLITPVGDEPARRRAQAAFDDIVADALALGGTVTGEHGVGLLKQPGLVRELGPAVLAMHHAVKNALDPHGILNPGKVVQEPVE, encoded by the coding sequence ATGCTGATCGACGACCTGCGGGCAGTCCTGCCGGAAGACCGGATCGTCCTGGATCCGGACGTGCTGACCGGCTACGCGCACGACGAGGCGGAATGGGCCCCGCACGGCGAACCCGCGGTGGTCGTGCGACCGCGGACGGCGCAGGACGTGCAGGCGGTCGTGCGCGAGTGCGTGAAGCACCGGGTTCCGCTGGTTCCGCGGGGTGCCGGAACCGGGCTTTCCGGCGGGGCGAACGCGGTGGCCGGATGTGTGGTGCTGGTCACCGACCGGATGACCGCGGTCAGGGAAATCAACCCGGTGGAACGCCTGGCCGTCGTGGAACCCGGTGTGGTCAACGACGATCTGCGTGCGGCCTGCGCGGAGCAGGGCCTGTGGTATCCGCCCGATCCGGCCAGCTCGCCGTGGTCGACGATCGGCGGCAACGTGGCCACCAACGCCGGCGGGGTCTGCTGCGTGAAATACGGCGTGACCCGCGACTACGTCCTCGGCCTGCAGGTGGTCACGGGCACCGGCGAGCTCGTCCGGCTCGGCCGGCGCACCGCGAAGGGAGTGGCCGGATACGACCTCGCCGGGCTGATGGTCGGCTCGGAGGGAACGCTCGGCGTGATCACCGAAATCACCGTGCGGCTGCGCGCGCAGCGGGCGCCGGAGTCGACGGTGGCCGGGTACTTCGACTCGACCGTCGCCGCCGGCGAGGCCGCTGCCGCGATCAGGGCGGCCGGGATCGTGCCGTCCGCGCTCGAACTGGTCGACCGGCACTGCCTCGCCGCGGTCGACGCGTGGAAGAACATGGGTCTGTCCTCCGACGCCGACGTGGTGCTGCTCGGCCGCAGCGACGCGCCCGGCGCGGCGGGGGAGCACGAGGCCGCGGCGATGCTGGAGTGCTTCGAACAGGCCGGCGCGAGCTGGGCCGCGCAGTCCTCGGACCAGACCGAGGCCGACGCGCTGTTCGCCGCTCGCCGGCTGGCCTATCCGGCGCTGGAGCGGCTCGGGCCGGTGCTCACCGAGGACGTCTGCGTGCCCACTCACCTGGTCCCCGAGATGCTCGCCCGGATCGACCTCGCCGCGAAGCGGCACGACACGCAGATCGCGAACATCGCGCACATCGGCGACGGAAACCTGCACCCGCTGCTGATCACCCCGGTCGGCGACGAGCCCGCCCGGCGCCGTGCGCAGGCCGCGTTCGACGACATCGTCGCCGACGCGCTCGCCCTCGGCGGCACCGTCACCGGCGAGCACGGCGTCGGGCTGCTGAAGCAGCCGGGCCTGGTCCGGGAGCTGGGGCCGGCCGTGCTCGCGATGCACCACGCGGTGAAGAACGCGCTCGACCCGCACGGGATCCTCAACCCGGGGAAGGTCGTCCAGGAGCCCGTCGAGTAG
- a CDS encoding DUF2631 domain-containing protein, whose translation MASKAIEKRPEVDPRDEPSAEWGWHGSFPKATRIAGWLSAVILLLMIKGNHENNTENVWLVGLAAFIVLALVLDIRRRRTAWRK comes from the coding sequence GTGGCGAGCAAGGCGATCGAGAAGCGCCCCGAGGTCGACCCGCGGGACGAACCGTCCGCGGAATGGGGCTGGCACGGCTCGTTCCCCAAGGCCACCCGCATCGCCGGCTGGCTCAGCGCGGTCATCCTGCTGCTGATGATCAAGGGCAACCACGAGAACAACACCGAGAACGTGTGGCTGGTCGGCCTGGCCGCGTTCATCGTGCTGGCACTGGTGCTCGACATCCGCCGCCGCCGCACGGCCTGGCGCAAGTAG
- a CDS encoding peptidylprolyl isomerase: protein MKSRLVALLLAVVTASALAAAPASAVPASATSAAPVVSCRFTPTPDNPAARPVLRPLPFALTRGTVDITFRFNYGPVTVRLDSSGAAPCAVANMASLVLQRFYDHSQCWRLSDSERLGVLQCGDLYEVEKGGPGYGFPDEVSGAETYERGTIAMGNQGPGTNGSEFFIVHSFAHIPAQYSVLGKVIRGMDAIDRMVSDGIVPTDPDGPLDGAPAHPVKIERASLGW from the coding sequence ATGAAATCCCGCCTGGTCGCGCTCCTCCTCGCCGTGGTCACCGCTTCGGCGCTGGCCGCCGCGCCCGCTTCGGCCGTGCCCGCTTCGGCCACCTCCGCGGCTCCGGTCGTCAGCTGCCGGTTCACCCCGACTCCGGACAACCCCGCGGCCCGGCCGGTACTGCGTCCGCTGCCGTTCGCGCTCACCCGCGGCACCGTGGACATCACCTTCCGCTTCAACTACGGCCCGGTCACGGTGCGCCTCGACAGCTCCGGGGCGGCTCCGTGCGCGGTGGCGAACATGGCCAGCCTGGTCCTGCAGCGCTTCTACGACCACAGCCAGTGCTGGCGGCTGTCCGATTCCGAACGGCTGGGCGTGCTCCAGTGCGGCGACCTCTACGAGGTCGAAAAGGGCGGCCCCGGCTACGGCTTCCCGGACGAGGTGTCCGGCGCGGAGACCTACGAGCGCGGCACGATCGCGATGGGCAACCAGGGTCCCGGCACGAACGGCTCGGAATTCTTCATCGTGCACTCCTTCGCGCACATCCCGGCACAGTATTCGGTACTGGGCAAGGTGATCCGCGGAATGGACGCGATCGACCGGATGGTGTCCGACGGCATCGTCCCGACCGATCCAGACGGGCCGCTGGACGGCGCACCCGCCCATCCGGTGAAGATCGAGCGCGCCTCCCTCGGCTGGTGA
- a CDS encoding serine hydrolase — MAGLGLHAPPGTRCAYQNSDPLLCAEIVTRVAAEAGLAERADVPWRLMFEPLGMHSVLLGSDAAGHFLLCGVCLATATDWAKFGQLVLDDGVWQGRRLLPEGWLDYVLTPAEADDEQVYGGGFFWRGHAVYAGRVPERTALAAGMYGQCVFVLPDQDLVVVRLGQGENEALLATVVGEVARAVA; from the coding sequence ATGGCCGGGCTCGGGCTGCATGCTCCACCCGGCACGCGGTGCGCCTACCAGAACAGCGATCCGTTGCTTTGCGCCGAAATCGTGACCCGGGTCGCCGCGGAAGCCGGGCTCGCGGAGCGTGCGGACGTGCCGTGGCGGCTGATGTTCGAGCCGCTGGGCATGCACAGCGTGCTGCTCGGTTCGGACGCCGCGGGTCACTTCCTGCTCTGCGGGGTGTGTCTGGCGACGGCGACGGACTGGGCGAAATTCGGTCAGCTGGTCCTCGACGACGGGGTATGGCAGGGCCGGCGGCTTCTGCCGGAGGGATGGCTCGACTACGTCCTCACCCCGGCGGAAGCGGACGACGAGCAGGTCTACGGCGGCGGATTCTTCTGGCGCGGACACGCGGTGTACGCCGGGCGCGTGCCGGAGCGGACGGCGCTGGCTGCCGGAATGTACGGACAGTGCGTTTTCGTGCTGCCGGACCAGGATCTGGTCGTGGTCCGGCTCGGGCAGGGCGAGAATGAGGCGCTGCTCGCCACGGTGGTCGGCGAGGTGGCGCGCGCGGTGGCGTGA
- a CDS encoding class F sortase: MRRSRLGFFALLLALVANFALLGCGSSAPAPAAAPASSSPAAAALAKSEPVSVDVPSIDAHSSLVPLGLNADKTVQVPPVDQPLQAGWYRYGPMPGEVGPAVVLGHIDGNHQKGIFWRLHEVKKGDEVVVGRKDGSKATFTVTRVDQIAKKTFPTEAVYGDTTDAQIRLITCGGAFDREAHSYLDNIIVYGTLDT, translated from the coding sequence GTGCGGCGGTCCCGGCTCGGGTTCTTCGCCCTGCTGCTGGCGCTCGTCGCCAACTTCGCGCTGCTCGGCTGCGGCTCGTCCGCGCCGGCGCCCGCGGCTGCACCCGCGTCGTCGTCTCCGGCCGCGGCAGCACTCGCGAAGTCGGAGCCGGTCTCGGTCGACGTGCCCAGCATCGACGCGCATTCGTCCCTGGTACCGCTCGGTCTCAACGCGGACAAGACGGTGCAGGTGCCGCCGGTCGACCAGCCCCTGCAGGCAGGCTGGTACCGCTACGGCCCGATGCCGGGCGAGGTCGGCCCCGCGGTCGTGCTCGGCCACATCGACGGCAACCACCAGAAGGGCATCTTCTGGCGGCTGCACGAGGTCAAGAAGGGCGACGAGGTCGTGGTCGGGCGCAAGGACGGGTCGAAGGCCACGTTCACGGTGACCCGGGTGGACCAGATCGCGAAGAAGACCTTCCCGACCGAAGCGGTGTACGGCGACACCACTGATGCGCAGATCCGGCTGATCACCTGTGGTGGTGCGTTCGACCGGGAGGCACACAGCTACCTGGACAACATCATCGTGTACGGCACGCTCGACACCTGA
- a CDS encoding serine hydrolase encodes MDRPDSETPTLVEPALPADDAEARWLGFHALRLAMGVLGQGRTPEAVLAEDLAEPAFASLLPGDGSVDPTAPLDWDRVAVSCGAQSVTLRSESGLERTVVRNGRYGLQAGTANAAGSSVAAKSRVAGPWPVGSEPDPAHLSAGVVARIQELVDRLTGDGLGRAVVVVHRGKLVAESYARGFPREMRHNGWSATKSVAGVLAGRLVHEGLLEPDQPVPIPEWASDERSAVTLRQLLAMASGLDCPAGVTAWARGDRHFRSTRGWTTCTARWPGSGCMLHPARGAPTRTAIRCFAPKS; translated from the coding sequence ATGGACCGACCCGACAGCGAGACGCCCACTCTGGTCGAGCCTGCTCTTCCCGCCGACGATGCGGAGGCGAGGTGGCTGGGCTTCCACGCGCTGCGGCTGGCCATGGGGGTGCTGGGCCAAGGCCGCACACCGGAAGCGGTGCTGGCGGAAGACCTTGCCGAACCGGCGTTCGCCAGCCTGCTTCCCGGAGACGGCTCGGTCGATCCGACGGCGCCACTGGACTGGGATCGCGTGGCGGTCTCATGCGGGGCGCAGTCGGTCACGCTGCGATCGGAGAGCGGGCTCGAACGCACGGTGGTTCGCAACGGGCGCTACGGGCTGCAAGCTGGGACGGCAAACGCGGCCGGATCCAGTGTCGCGGCGAAATCTCGGGTCGCCGGGCCTTGGCCGGTCGGGAGCGAGCCGGATCCGGCACACTTGAGCGCCGGGGTCGTGGCACGGATCCAGGAACTCGTCGACCGGCTCACCGGGGACGGCCTCGGCCGCGCGGTTGTGGTGGTGCACCGGGGAAAGCTGGTCGCGGAGAGCTACGCGCGCGGGTTTCCGCGGGAGATGCGGCACAACGGCTGGTCGGCCACGAAGAGTGTGGCCGGGGTGCTGGCCGGGCGGCTCGTACACGAAGGGCTGCTGGAGCCGGACCAGCCCGTGCCGATCCCGGAGTGGGCGAGTGACGAGCGCTCCGCCGTCACCTTGCGGCAACTGCTTGCCATGGCCAGCGGGCTCGACTGCCCGGCCGGGGTGACTGCGTGGGCCCGCGGCGATCGGCACTTCCGGTCTACGCGGGGGTGGACGACGTGTACCGCGAGATGGCCGGGCTCGGGCTGCATGCTCCACCCGGCACGCGGTGCGCCTACCAGAACAGCGATCCGTTGCTTTGCGCCGAAATCGTGA
- a CDS encoding MFS transporter, translated as MAERRTYSIAELGPRYKWIALSNTTLGMLIATINSSIVLIALPDIFKGIGINPLEPSNTSYLLWMIMGFLVVTAVLVVAFGRLGDMYGRARMYNLGFAVFTVSSIMLAVTWFDGSAAALWLIGWRIVQGVGGAFLMANSSAILTDAFPPNQRGLALGMNGVAAIAGSFLGLVIGGVLAPINWNLVFLVSVPIGVIGTVWAYLKLHDTGVRKHARMDWWGNITFAVGLIAVLVGITYGIQPYGTSATGWGSPMVLSCLIGGLAVLVAFVVIETKVDNPLFRLSLFRIRSFSWGNLANLTASLGRGGLQFILIIWLQGIWLPQHGYTFEQTPLWAGIYMLPMTIGFLASAPTSGILSDRIGSRALASGGLVITAATFLLLILLPVNFNYWAFAAILLVNGIGMGMFSSPNRAEVMNSLPADSRGSGAGMMTTFQNAAMVLSIGFFFSLIIAGLSSSLPSAMAQGLTSHGVSAASADQVAHLPAVAVLFAAFLGYNPIQQLLGGQLSSLPPDQASFLTGRSFFPNLISGPFQDGLAVAFGFAIVVCLIGAIASLLTTDPKKKPADPESVGEELAAVAGESGGGPSELVAPRSER; from the coding sequence GTGGCGGAGCGCAGGACGTATTCGATCGCGGAGCTGGGGCCGCGATACAAGTGGATCGCGCTGTCCAACACGACGCTGGGCATGCTGATCGCGACGATCAACTCGTCGATCGTGCTGATCGCGCTGCCCGACATCTTCAAGGGCATCGGGATCAACCCGCTGGAACCGTCGAACACCAGCTACCTGCTGTGGATGATCATGGGCTTCCTCGTGGTCACCGCGGTGCTGGTGGTGGCGTTCGGCAGGCTGGGCGACATGTACGGCCGGGCCCGGATGTACAACCTGGGCTTCGCCGTGTTCACGGTGTCCTCGATCATGCTGGCGGTCACCTGGTTCGACGGCAGCGCCGCCGCGCTGTGGCTGATCGGCTGGCGGATCGTGCAGGGGGTCGGCGGCGCCTTCCTGATGGCCAACTCGTCGGCCATCCTCACCGACGCCTTCCCGCCCAACCAGCGTGGTCTCGCCCTCGGGATGAACGGGGTGGCGGCCATCGCCGGTTCGTTCCTCGGCCTGGTGATCGGCGGGGTGCTGGCCCCGATCAACTGGAACCTCGTCTTCCTCGTCTCGGTGCCGATCGGCGTGATCGGCACGGTCTGGGCCTACCTCAAACTGCACGACACCGGGGTGCGCAAGCACGCCAGGATGGACTGGTGGGGCAACATCACCTTCGCCGTCGGCCTGATCGCGGTGCTGGTGGGCATCACCTACGGCATTCAGCCCTACGGCACCTCGGCCACCGGCTGGGGCAGCCCGATGGTGCTGTCCTGCCTGATCGGCGGCCTCGCGGTGCTGGTCGCCTTCGTGGTGATCGAGACGAAGGTCGACAACCCGCTGTTCCGGCTGTCGCTGTTCCGCATCCGCTCGTTCAGCTGGGGCAACCTGGCCAACCTCACCGCTTCGCTCGGCCGCGGTGGCCTGCAGTTCATCCTGATCATCTGGTTGCAGGGCATCTGGCTCCCACAGCACGGCTACACCTTCGAGCAGACGCCGCTGTGGGCCGGGATCTACATGCTGCCCATGACGATCGGCTTCCTCGCGTCCGCGCCGACCTCCGGCATCCTGTCCGACCGGATCGGCAGCCGCGCGCTGGCCTCCGGCGGCCTGGTGATCACCGCGGCGACCTTCCTGCTGCTGATCCTGCTGCCGGTGAACTTCAACTACTGGGCGTTCGCGGCGATCCTGCTGGTCAACGGCATCGGCATGGGAATGTTCTCCTCGCCGAACCGGGCCGAGGTGATGAACAGCCTGCCCGCCGACTCACGCGGTTCCGGCGCGGGCATGATGACCACGTTCCAGAACGCGGCCATGGTGCTGTCGATCGGCTTCTTCTTCAGCCTGATCATCGCCGGCCTGTCGAGCAGCCTGCCCTCGGCGATGGCGCAGGGCCTCACCTCGCACGGGGTGTCGGCCGCCTCGGCCGACCAGGTCGCGCACCTGCCCGCGGTCGCGGTGCTGTTCGCGGCGTTCCTCGGCTACAACCCGATCCAGCAGCTGCTCGGCGGCCAGCTGAGCAGCCTGCCGCCGGACCAGGCCTCGTTCCTGACCGGGCGCAGCTTCTTCCCGAACCTGATCTCCGGTCCGTTCCAGGACGGTCTCGCGGTCGCCTTCGGCTTCGCCATCGTGGTCTGCCTGATCGGCGCGATCGCGTCGCTGCTCACGACCGATCCGAAGAAGAAGCCCGCCGATCCGGAGTCGGTGGGCGAGGAACTGGCCGCGGTGGCCGGCGAATCGGGTGGCGGACCGAGCGAGCTGGTCGCCCCGCGGAGCGAGCGGTAA
- the dxr gene encoding 1-deoxy-D-xylulose-5-phosphate reductoisomerase produces MTTSRSVLVLGSTGSVGAQALDVAARNPHLFTVAGIAAGGSDPAALAAQALAHGVTAVAVTKPTVVEDLQLALYAEAQRRGYAKGEFRLPRILAGAEAVLELIDSVEADVVLNALPGSQGLAPTLRALATGATLALANKESLIAGGPLVLAAAGPGQLVPVDSEHSAIAQALRSGREDEVARLVLTASGGPFRGRKRADLAEVTVEQAMAHPTWSMGRLITINSATLVNKGLELIEAALLFGVEPARIDVTVHPQSIVHSMVTFTDGSTIAQASPPDMRLPIALALNWPDRVPGAAAACAWDTAASWTFEPLDNEAFPAVELAREVGTAGGCLPAVYNAANEEAVAAFLAGNASFTSIVDTVSQAVEAADEWRREPRDVDDVLAAERWARARAGTTLGKGK; encoded by the coding sequence ATGACTACCTCGCGAAGCGTCCTCGTACTGGGCTCCACCGGGTCCGTCGGGGCCCAGGCGCTCGACGTCGCCGCACGTAACCCGCACCTGTTCACCGTCGCCGGGATCGCCGCCGGCGGTTCCGATCCGGCCGCGCTGGCGGCGCAGGCGCTCGCGCACGGAGTCACCGCGGTCGCGGTGACCAAGCCCACGGTGGTCGAAGACCTGCAGCTCGCGCTGTACGCCGAGGCGCAGCGCCGTGGCTACGCGAAGGGTGAGTTCCGGCTTCCGCGCATCCTCGCCGGTGCCGAAGCGGTGCTCGAACTCATCGACAGCGTCGAAGCCGACGTCGTGCTCAACGCCCTTCCCGGTTCGCAGGGCCTCGCCCCGACGCTGCGTGCACTCGCCACCGGGGCCACGCTCGCGCTGGCCAACAAGGAGTCGCTGATCGCGGGTGGGCCGCTGGTGCTCGCCGCGGCCGGGCCCGGCCAGCTCGTGCCGGTCGACTCGGAGCATTCGGCGATCGCGCAGGCCCTGCGGTCGGGCCGCGAGGACGAGGTGGCGCGGCTCGTGCTGACCGCGTCCGGCGGCCCGTTCCGCGGCCGCAAGCGCGCGGACCTTGCCGAGGTGACCGTCGAGCAGGCGATGGCGCATCCCACGTGGTCGATGGGGCGGCTGATCACGATCAACTCGGCCACGCTGGTGAACAAGGGGCTCGAGCTGATCGAGGCGGCGCTGCTGTTCGGTGTCGAGCCGGCGCGCATCGACGTGACCGTGCACCCCCAGTCCATCGTGCACTCGATGGTGACCTTCACCGACGGCTCGACGATCGCCCAGGCCAGTCCTCCGGACATGCGGCTGCCGATCGCGCTGGCGCTGAACTGGCCGGACCGGGTGCCCGGCGCCGCCGCGGCCTGCGCCTGGGACACCGCGGCGAGCTGGACCTTCGAACCGCTGGACAACGAGGCGTTCCCGGCGGTCGAGCTGGCCCGCGAGGTGGGCACCGCGGGCGGCTGCCTGCCCGCGGTCTACAACGCGGCGAACGAGGAGGCGGTGGCCGCCTTCCTCGCGGGGAACGCCAGTTTCACGTCGATTGTGGACACTGTTTCGCAGGCGGTGGAAGCTGCCGACGAATGGCGTCGCGAACCACGCGACGTCGATGATGTACTCGCAGCCGAGCGGTGGGCTCGAGCGCGTGCCGGAACGACGCTGGGTAAGGGGAAGTAG
- a CDS encoding choice-of-anchor P family protein — MRSALLRGRTVAVAVPALALLATAAPSAVADETPAGSAYGASASVSLLPGVLGDKGISVETGKLAPSSTSGKESAQVVDVPLKGLIRAKAISSSAKQDGSSGPVTSKAAIVDAALPVLAPLAGSTPKASVISSECESTADGITASSKLVGLDLGKIGELPVGTAPNQKIGVPGVLQVIVNEQVKHSDGSLTVNALHVKLLGGKATGALGSGDIVLASSTCAKVAGTTTTPPTETTEPSEPAQPPAEGPGQVTVVPAGAPETGDGSLAARIAR, encoded by the coding sequence ATGCGTTCTGCCCTGCTGCGCGGACGGACCGTCGCGGTCGCCGTCCCCGCGCTGGCCCTGCTCGCCACCGCCGCCCCCTCGGCGGTCGCCGACGAGACGCCCGCCGGATCGGCCTACGGTGCCTCGGCGTCGGTCTCGTTGCTCCCGGGTGTGCTGGGGGACAAGGGAATCTCCGTGGAGACCGGCAAGCTGGCCCCGTCGTCCACCTCGGGCAAGGAGTCCGCGCAGGTGGTCGACGTGCCGCTGAAGGGCCTGATCAGGGCCAAGGCGATCAGCAGCTCGGCCAAGCAGGACGGCTCGTCCGGGCCGGTCACCTCGAAGGCCGCGATCGTCGACGCCGCCCTCCCGGTGCTCGCGCCGCTCGCCGGCAGCACGCCGAAGGCCAGTGTGATCAGCTCCGAGTGCGAGTCCACCGCGGACGGCATCACCGCCTCGTCCAAGCTCGTCGGGCTGGACCTGGGCAAGATCGGCGAGCTGCCGGTCGGCACGGCGCCGAACCAGAAGATCGGCGTGCCCGGTGTCCTGCAGGTGATCGTGAACGAGCAGGTCAAGCACTCCGACGGCAGCCTCACCGTCAACGCGCTGCACGTGAAGCTGCTGGGCGGCAAGGCCACCGGCGCGCTCGGCAGCGGCGACATCGTGCTCGCCTCGTCCACCTGCGCCAAGGTCGCGGGCACGACCACCACGCCGCCGACCGAAACCACCGAGCCCAGCGAGCCCGCCCAGCCGCCCGCGGAGGGGCCCGGCCAGGTGACCGTCGTGCCCGCGGGTGCGCCGGAGACCGGTGACGGTTCGCTGGCCGCGCGGATCGCCCGGTGA